The following coding sequences lie in one Arthrobacter sp. SLBN-122 genomic window:
- a CDS encoding GAF and ANTAR domain-containing protein, whose protein sequence is MAAEPTGQVGWGPLPVTPEPVFDSKDVEDYLRDVTRDFMAGIKGERRSISWAATLFRLGKAHTLAASTEQALEADREQCSFADGPVMEAMRTGEFVLVSDLSRDRRWPGYSSAAAGHGVQSLLSVPILTEGGTSAGINLYAPSPHTFTSDDLVLSQSYAREVARALRVVVRVAERAEATAGLAVVQSSLVLVDLAVRSLMNEYGLTREGALRFLQTQAMHHELDLRDAALNVVAPTGMGPGAGQPSGLRQETYDGVAELPRPSSAGRDFPTGTSPRKNAAAGKEPPPAAEGRTA, encoded by the coding sequence ATGGCCGCTGAACCCACGGGGCAGGTTGGCTGGGGACCGCTTCCAGTTACCCCGGAGCCGGTTTTCGACAGCAAGGACGTTGAAGACTACCTCCGGGATGTGACCCGCGATTTCATGGCGGGCATCAAAGGTGAGCGCCGCAGCATCAGCTGGGCGGCCACCCTCTTCCGCCTGGGCAAGGCGCACACCCTTGCGGCCAGCACTGAGCAGGCACTTGAGGCGGACCGCGAACAATGCTCGTTTGCCGATGGGCCGGTCATGGAAGCCATGCGTACCGGGGAGTTCGTCCTGGTGTCGGACCTGAGCCGGGACCGCCGTTGGCCGGGGTATTCCAGCGCCGCCGCCGGCCACGGCGTGCAGTCCCTCCTCTCTGTCCCCATCCTCACCGAAGGCGGGACCAGTGCCGGCATCAACCTTTACGCGCCGTCCCCGCATACCTTCACCAGCGATGACCTGGTGCTCAGCCAAAGCTATGCGCGTGAGGTGGCGCGTGCCCTCCGGGTTGTGGTCCGGGTGGCTGAGCGTGCGGAAGCGACGGCGGGCCTCGCCGTCGTCCAAAGCTCCCTGGTCCTGGTGGACCTCGCTGTGCGCAGCCTGATGAACGAATACGGCCTCACCCGGGAGGGCGCGCTGCGGTTCCTGCAGACGCAGGCGATGCACCACGAGCTGGATCTCCGGGACGCGGCATTGAACGTTGTGGCCCCCACGGGGATGGGCCCAGGGGCCGGGCAGCCTTCGGGGCTGCGGCAGGAAACGTACGACGGCGTGGCGGAGCTCCCGCGGCCGTCGTCGGCGGGGCGGGACTTTCCAACCGGAACGTCGCCCCGCAAGAACGCTGCGGCGGGGAAGGAACCCCCGCCCGCTGCGGAAGGGAGGACAGCATGA
- a CDS encoding SGNH/GDSL hydrolase family protein, with protein sequence MTIGKQELRSIADGPGRHPWHRFVALGDSYTEGVGDPEPDSLGGLRGWADRVAEELADSQPDFAYANLAIRGMLLRQILDGQLEQALELKPDLIAMSGGGNDIVFRRGDPDKLAEKIDEAVGVLAATGATVLLYAGPDWGNTPVFGKVRGRVAIYNEHLHRIGARHHAIMVDLWCLPELQHALMWDPDRLHLSPLGHHSVAVATLTALGVPHTLKPSQPRPLPVHGWTQARAEDLVWAKQYFVPWVLKQMRPHQMNGLAAKRPLPGPVFGAGRPGPFPPGHPAVGTSVPGATTYVVPGTDPELGTGSAA encoded by the coding sequence ATGACCATCGGGAAACAGGAACTGCGCTCCATCGCGGACGGACCGGGCAGGCACCCCTGGCACCGGTTTGTAGCCCTGGGAGACTCCTACACGGAAGGGGTTGGCGACCCCGAACCGGACAGCCTGGGCGGGCTTCGGGGCTGGGCTGACCGGGTGGCGGAGGAGCTGGCCGACAGCCAGCCGGACTTCGCCTATGCCAACCTGGCCATCCGCGGCATGCTGCTGCGGCAGATCCTCGACGGGCAGCTGGAACAGGCCCTGGAGCTGAAGCCCGACCTGATCGCCATGTCCGGCGGTGGCAACGACATCGTGTTCCGCCGCGGCGACCCGGACAAGCTGGCGGAAAAGATTGATGAGGCCGTGGGGGTCCTGGCTGCCACGGGCGCCACAGTGCTGCTGTATGCCGGTCCGGACTGGGGGAACACTCCGGTGTTCGGCAAGGTCCGCGGCCGTGTGGCGATCTACAACGAGCATCTCCACAGGATCGGGGCCCGGCACCACGCCATCATGGTTGACCTTTGGTGCCTCCCGGAACTGCAGCATGCGCTGATGTGGGACCCTGACCGGCTGCACTTGTCCCCGCTGGGCCACCACTCGGTGGCCGTGGCCACCCTCACCGCCCTGGGCGTACCGCACACGCTCAAGCCGTCCCAGCCCCGGCCACTTCCCGTCCACGGGTGGACGCAGGCCCGGGCCGAAGACCTGGTCTGGGCGAAGCAGTACTTCGTACCGTGGGTGCTGAAACAGATGCGGCCCCACCAGATGAATGGACTGGCAGCGAAGCGGCCGCTGCCGGGCCCGGTGTTCGGCGCTGGCCGTCCCGGTCCCTTCCCGCCCGGCCATCCGGCCGTCGGGACGTCCGTGCCCGGCGCCACCACCTATGTGGTGCCTGGAACGGATCCGGAACTGGGAACCGGCAGCGCGGCTTAG
- a CDS encoding uracil-xanthine permease family protein: MSMLGIKWKLHGTGKTIKPGQVVAPDERLAWPLTIGVGMQHVVAMFGATFLVPIITGMPPATTLFFSGIGTLLFLVITKGRVPSYLGSSFAFIAPITASQAQFGIPGALGGVVLAGATLALVGAVVQKFGAGWINRLMPPIVTGAIVALIGLNLAPAAKQNFDAAPITALITLVTIILVSVLFRGILGRLSILVGVVVGYLVAMLRGEVKYDKMDAATWVGLPHFQTPEFHIGVLGLFVPVVLVLVAENIGHVKSVAAMTGQNLDGVSGRALMADGAATVLAGLGGGSGTTTYAENIGVMAATKVYSTAAYWVAGMFAILLSFSPKFGELIATVPAGVLGGAATMLYGMIGILGVKIWVQNKVNFSNPVNLTTAAVALIIGIADYTWTIGDLKFTGIALGSAAALVIYHGMKAIAKARGTVAEPETEQGVLPPAAKAAMKAAAKRSPRKR; this comes from the coding sequence ATGAGCATGCTCGGAATCAAATGGAAGCTGCACGGCACCGGCAAAACCATCAAGCCCGGCCAGGTGGTGGCCCCGGATGAGCGGTTGGCGTGGCCCCTCACCATCGGCGTCGGGATGCAGCATGTGGTGGCCATGTTCGGCGCCACCTTCCTGGTTCCCATCATCACCGGGATGCCGCCCGCCACCACGCTGTTCTTCTCCGGGATCGGCACGCTGCTGTTCCTGGTAATCACTAAGGGCCGGGTGCCCAGCTACCTGGGCTCGAGCTTCGCGTTCATCGCCCCCATCACGGCTTCACAGGCGCAGTTCGGCATCCCCGGTGCCCTGGGCGGCGTGGTGCTGGCCGGTGCCACCCTGGCCCTGGTGGGTGCCGTGGTGCAGAAGTTTGGCGCCGGCTGGATCAACCGGCTGATGCCGCCCATCGTCACCGGGGCGATCGTGGCCCTGATCGGCCTGAACCTGGCCCCCGCCGCCAAGCAGAATTTCGACGCCGCCCCGATCACGGCCCTGATCACACTGGTCACCATCATCCTGGTCAGCGTCCTGTTCCGCGGGATCCTGGGCCGGTTGAGCATCCTGGTGGGCGTGGTGGTGGGCTACCTGGTGGCCATGCTCCGCGGCGAAGTGAAGTACGACAAGATGGACGCCGCAACCTGGGTGGGCCTGCCCCATTTCCAGACCCCGGAGTTCCACATCGGCGTCCTGGGCCTGTTTGTCCCGGTGGTCCTGGTGCTCGTGGCAGAGAACATCGGCCACGTGAAGTCCGTGGCCGCCATGACAGGCCAGAACCTCGACGGCGTCTCCGGGCGCGCGCTGATGGCCGACGGCGCCGCCACGGTCCTGGCCGGCCTGGGCGGCGGGTCCGGCACCACCACGTATGCGGAGAACATCGGCGTCATGGCTGCCACCAAGGTGTATTCGACGGCGGCTTACTGGGTGGCGGGCATGTTCGCCATCCTGCTCAGCTTCTCACCGAAGTTCGGCGAGCTGATCGCCACCGTCCCGGCAGGCGTGCTGGGCGGCGCGGCCACCATGCTGTACGGCATGATCGGCATCCTGGGCGTGAAGATCTGGGTTCAGAACAAGGTGAACTTCTCCAACCCGGTCAACCTGACCACTGCCGCGGTGGCCCTGATCATCGGCATCGCGGACTACACCTGGACCATCGGCGACCTGAAGTTCACGGGCATTGCCCTGGGTTCGGCTGCCGCCCTGGTGATCTACCACGGCATGAAGGCCATCGCGAAGGCACGCGGAACGGTGGCCGAACCCGAAACGGAGCAGGGCGTACTGCCGCCCGCGGCCAAGGCCGCCATGAAGGCCGCGGCGAAGCGTTCCCCCAGGAAGCGCTAA
- a CDS encoding malonic semialdehyde reductase has product MTIAHEEAVIDSAAVDAIFAQARTANSFTGEVTEEQAQAIYELTKFGPTAFNSQPLRVTYVRSSEARATLVDALSRGNQAKTASAPLVAILSYDTDWAGKWEDFLPGYNAPKAMYDADPALAAATGNNNAHLQAGYFILAVRSLGFAAGPMTGADFAAIDAAFFPAGDQKSFLVVNIGQPGTDAWGEAKPKFSYDEAVRTV; this is encoded by the coding sequence TTGACCATTGCCCATGAAGAAGCGGTTATCGATTCGGCAGCCGTGGACGCCATCTTCGCCCAGGCCCGCACCGCCAACTCCTTCACCGGCGAGGTGACCGAGGAACAGGCCCAGGCCATCTACGAGCTCACCAAGTTCGGCCCCACCGCCTTCAACTCCCAGCCGCTCCGCGTCACCTACGTCCGCTCGTCCGAGGCCCGCGCCACCCTGGTGGACGCCCTGTCCCGCGGCAACCAGGCCAAGACGGCCTCGGCTCCGCTCGTGGCCATCCTCAGCTACGACACCGACTGGGCCGGGAAGTGGGAAGACTTCCTCCCCGGCTACAACGCCCCCAAGGCCATGTACGACGCCGACCCGGCACTCGCCGCCGCCACGGGCAACAACAACGCCCACCTGCAGGCCGGCTACTTCATCCTGGCCGTACGCTCGCTCGGTTTCGCCGCCGGCCCCATGACCGGCGCTGACTTTGCCGCGATCGATGCCGCCTTCTTCCCCGCCGGAGACCAGAAGAGCTTCCTGGTGGTCAACATCGGCCAGCCCGGTACCGACGCCTGGGGTGAGGCAAAGCCCAAGTTCTCCTATGACGAGGCCGTCCGCACCGTCTAA
- a CDS encoding 2'-5' RNA ligase family protein — protein MSVRNLIFVAFVEPVAAGQVFPRAEWPLHITLVRFDAATTDGADVADSIAGFAAPHAEAALGAPLVVGEDAGFGRNGSVPVNLIRPQPDLQRLHENLVEAVGGLGVRILTPAHTRAGYRPHVSHHGSKRLHPGDAVVLDRVALVDMAPGGDHTTRRVLRLWSQEFPERG, from the coding sequence ATGTCCGTGCGGAACCTCATCTTTGTGGCCTTCGTGGAACCGGTGGCTGCCGGCCAGGTTTTTCCGCGGGCGGAGTGGCCGCTGCACATCACCCTGGTGAGGTTCGACGCCGCCACCACAGATGGTGCCGACGTCGCCGACAGTATCGCCGGGTTCGCTGCGCCCCATGCCGAAGCGGCCCTTGGAGCCCCGCTGGTGGTGGGAGAGGACGCGGGGTTCGGGCGCAACGGCTCCGTCCCGGTCAACCTCATCAGGCCGCAACCGGACCTCCAAAGGCTGCATGAGAATCTCGTCGAGGCAGTCGGCGGCCTCGGCGTCAGGATCCTGACGCCGGCGCACACCCGCGCGGGATACCGGCCCCATGTTTCACACCATGGCAGCAAGCGCCTCCACCCGGGCGACGCCGTCGTGCTTGACCGCGTCGCCCTGGTGGATATGGCTCCCGGCGGGGACCACACCACCAGGCGTGTCCTCCGGCTCTGGAGCCAAGAGTTCCCGGAGCGGGGCTAG
- the pgm gene encoding phosphoglucomutase (alpha-D-glucose-1,6-bisphosphate-dependent): MASRAGTVAQPQDLVDITALLDAYYDIAPDLGDPGQRVVFGTSGHRGSSLKASFNEQHIVAITQAIVEYRAAQGVTGPLFLAKDTHALSEPAQNSALEVLAANGVQVLVDARHGYTPTPALSHAILTYNRKAAPGAPQADGIVVTPSHNPPGDGGFKYNPPHGGPADSDATGWIANRANELLENGLRGVKRIPLADAQAADTTGKFDFLSSYVDDLPSVLNLDAIRNAGVRIGADPMGGASVDYWGEIGERHHLDLTVVNPTVDPQWAFMTLDWDEKIRMDCSSPSAMASLIQRMSDAAASGQPAFDVATGNDADADRHGIVTPDGGLMNPNHYLAVAIDYLYRNRSGWNPASVIGKTLVSSSIIDRVAESLGRKLVEVPVGFKWFVPGLLSGEGAFGGEESAGASFNKLDGSVWTTDKDGILLALLASEITAVTGNSPSQLYKGLTDQFGAPVYARIDAAATREQKSKLGKLSAADVTATELAGETITAKLTEAPGNGAAIGGLKVVTENAWFAARPSGTEDVYKIYAESFKGEEHLKQVQAEAKALVDSVIA, encoded by the coding sequence ATGGCTAGCCGCGCGGGCACAGTTGCCCAACCCCAGGACCTTGTTGACATCACTGCGCTCCTTGACGCGTATTACGACATTGCGCCGGACCTGGGTGATCCCGGCCAGCGCGTGGTGTTTGGCACCTCGGGGCACCGGGGATCCAGCCTCAAGGCGTCGTTTAACGAACAGCACATCGTGGCCATCACCCAGGCAATCGTTGAATACCGGGCCGCGCAGGGCGTCACCGGCCCCCTGTTCCTGGCCAAGGACACCCACGCACTGAGCGAGCCCGCACAGAACTCCGCCCTGGAGGTGCTCGCCGCCAACGGCGTCCAGGTCCTGGTCGACGCCAGGCACGGCTACACTCCCACCCCCGCCCTGAGCCACGCCATCCTGACCTACAACCGGAAGGCGGCGCCGGGAGCCCCGCAGGCCGACGGCATCGTGGTGACCCCCAGCCACAACCCGCCAGGCGACGGCGGCTTCAAGTACAACCCCCCGCACGGCGGCCCGGCGGACTCGGACGCCACCGGGTGGATCGCCAACCGGGCCAACGAACTGCTGGAAAACGGCCTGCGCGGCGTGAAGCGGATCCCGCTGGCTGATGCCCAGGCCGCAGACACCACCGGCAAGTTCGACTTCCTGAGCAGCTACGTGGACGACCTTCCGTCCGTCCTGAACCTGGACGCCATCCGCAACGCCGGCGTCCGGATCGGAGCCGACCCCATGGGCGGCGCATCCGTGGACTACTGGGGCGAAATCGGCGAGCGCCACCACCTGGACCTCACCGTGGTGAACCCGACCGTGGACCCCCAGTGGGCCTTCATGACCCTGGACTGGGACGAGAAGATCCGCATGGACTGCTCCTCGCCGTCGGCCATGGCCTCGCTGATCCAGCGGATGTCCGACGCCGCAGCCTCCGGCCAGCCCGCCTTCGATGTGGCCACCGGCAACGACGCCGACGCTGACCGCCACGGCATCGTCACCCCGGACGGCGGGCTGATGAACCCCAACCACTACCTTGCCGTCGCCATCGACTACCTCTACCGCAACCGCAGCGGCTGGAACCCTGCCTCGGTGATCGGCAAGACCCTGGTGTCCTCCTCAATCATCGACCGCGTGGCCGAGAGTCTGGGCCGCAAGCTCGTGGAGGTTCCCGTTGGCTTCAAGTGGTTCGTGCCCGGCCTGCTCTCCGGTGAAGGCGCATTCGGCGGCGAGGAATCCGCCGGTGCCTCCTTCAACAAGCTGGACGGCAGCGTCTGGACCACGGACAAGGACGGCATCCTGCTGGCACTGCTGGCCTCGGAGATCACAGCGGTCACCGGCAACTCCCCGTCCCAGCTGTACAAGGGGCTGACGGACCAGTTCGGCGCCCCCGTCTACGCGCGGATCGATGCCGCCGCCACCCGGGAGCAGAAGTCGAAGCTGGGCAAGCTCTCCGCTGCGGATGTCACGGCCACGGAACTGGCCGGCGAGACGATCACCGCCAAGCTGACCGAGGCCCCCGGGAACGGCGCGGCCATCGGCGGCCTGAAGGTGGTCACCGAGAACGCCTGGTTCGCGGCCCGCCCCTCCGGCACCGAGGACGTGTACAAGATCTACGCCGAGTCCTTCAAGGGCGAGGAGCACCTGAAGCAGGTGCAGGCGGAGGCCAAGGCACTGGTGGACAGCGTCATCGCCTAG
- a CDS encoding nuclease-related domain-containing protein yields MGAGDGAAEQSRLAAERVARLKRQLDQAERSTKAWDAGAVGERVVAEKLSELVPRGWYVLHDVHWPGRPKANLDHVLVGPGGVVVVDSKNWTGEVRVASGVLWQGRFARTQAVEGALAQCAAVASVLAPPHRRLVRPLICMSAQPDLFGVTDSDVAVAGSQRVVGAIESLPAVLDQQTVVGLYAHLGQQLTHEQEPGITALRSVRPGTVVRPAGALPPAGPAARPRENSGSGEGTGRSQSVARHPAGRALPPGARKSGQPIRQRAGTRTGSSAAPAHRGRNGKAQQHGGTSGGKLALLAAFVIFAVYILPYLGR; encoded by the coding sequence ATGGGGGCAGGAGACGGGGCAGCTGAGCAGTCCAGGCTGGCTGCCGAGCGCGTTGCGAGGCTGAAGCGCCAACTCGACCAGGCGGAGCGTTCCACGAAGGCGTGGGACGCCGGCGCGGTAGGCGAGCGGGTGGTGGCCGAGAAGCTCAGCGAACTGGTCCCACGCGGCTGGTACGTGCTCCACGACGTCCACTGGCCTGGGCGCCCCAAAGCGAACCTTGACCACGTCCTGGTGGGCCCAGGCGGTGTTGTGGTGGTCGATTCAAAGAACTGGACCGGCGAAGTGCGGGTGGCGTCCGGGGTGCTGTGGCAGGGCCGGTTTGCGCGCACCCAGGCCGTCGAAGGCGCCCTGGCCCAGTGTGCTGCCGTGGCCTCGGTCCTGGCTCCGCCGCACCGCCGGTTGGTGCGGCCACTCATCTGCATGTCCGCGCAGCCTGATCTTTTCGGAGTCACGGACTCCGATGTTGCCGTGGCGGGTTCGCAGCGGGTGGTGGGCGCCATCGAGTCGCTGCCGGCCGTGCTCGACCAGCAAACTGTCGTGGGCCTGTACGCGCATCTGGGCCAGCAGCTCACCCATGAGCAGGAGCCAGGCATCACTGCCCTCCGCAGCGTGCGGCCGGGAACCGTGGTGCGCCCCGCAGGAGCATTGCCTCCCGCCGGTCCTGCGGCACGTCCGCGGGAAAATTCCGGATCCGGGGAGGGGACGGGGCGGAGCCAAAGCGTGGCGCGGCACCCCGCGGGCCGCGCCCTTCCCCCGGGAGCGAGGAAGTCAGGACAGCCCATACGACAGAGGGCGGGAACGCGGACAGGGTCGTCGGCAGCACCTGCGCATCGCGGACGGAACGGCAAGGCCCAGCAGCACGGCGGTACCAGCGGAGGGAAGCTTGCCCTGCTGGCAGCCTTCGTCATTTTTGCCGTCTATATCCTGCCCTACTTGGGCCGTTAG
- a CDS encoding LysR family transcriptional regulator ArgP, with amino-acid sequence MNLEHLKALVAVIDEGTFEAAADLLRITPSAVSQRIKALEASVGQVLVRRRLPCSATDAGALLLRMARQVQVLEAETSAALGSGSATRAHLPVAVNADSLATWFVPVLHQAAGWDDSALDLHVEDQGYSSQLLREGEVMGAVTSDPVPVSGCKAELLGSMRYTPVATPALRRRFSASGGVDWAAMPVLKFNTKDNLQQQLLTGKPLRQSPPTHTVPSSQGFLAAVKAGLGWGMIPELQLTDELESGALVRLEGAEHQDVALYWQAWTLDSDRLNRMTAAVRAAAKGRLLPGGAAEANGPSRAGYRRQK; translated from the coding sequence ATGAACCTGGAGCATCTGAAAGCCTTGGTGGCTGTTATTGATGAAGGAACGTTTGAGGCAGCCGCGGACCTGCTCCGGATCACGCCCTCCGCGGTAAGCCAGCGGATCAAGGCCCTCGAAGCTTCGGTAGGCCAGGTGCTGGTGCGCCGGAGGTTGCCCTGCTCTGCCACCGACGCCGGCGCGCTGCTGCTGCGGATGGCCCGCCAGGTGCAGGTGCTGGAGGCGGAGACGTCGGCAGCGCTGGGCTCCGGCAGCGCCACCCGGGCACACCTGCCGGTGGCCGTCAACGCGGATTCGCTGGCCACCTGGTTTGTCCCTGTCCTGCACCAGGCCGCCGGCTGGGATGACTCTGCCCTCGATCTCCACGTTGAGGACCAGGGCTACAGCAGCCAGCTGCTGCGCGAGGGCGAGGTCATGGGCGCGGTGACGTCGGATCCCGTCCCGGTCAGCGGGTGCAAGGCGGAACTGCTGGGCTCCATGCGCTACACCCCGGTGGCCACCCCCGCGCTGCGCCGACGATTCTCCGCCTCCGGGGGCGTGGACTGGGCAGCAATGCCCGTCTTGAAATTCAACACGAAGGACAACCTGCAGCAGCAGCTGCTCACTGGGAAGCCCCTGCGGCAGTCCCCTCCCACTCACACCGTCCCGTCGTCCCAGGGGTTCCTCGCGGCGGTCAAAGCCGGCCTGGGCTGGGGAATGATTCCGGAACTCCAGCTGACGGATGAGCTGGAATCCGGCGCCCTGGTCCGGCTCGAGGGTGCCGAACACCAGGATGTTGCACTCTATTGGCAGGCCTGGACCCTCGATTCAGACCGGCTCAACCGGATGACCGCTGCAGTCCGCGCGGCAGCCAAAGGGCGGCTGCTGCCGGGAGGTGCGGCGGAGGCTAACGGCCCAAGTAGGGCAGGATATAGACGGCAAAAATGA